AGCTGGGATGTGTTTGAACATCAGGACCTGGAGCAGTACACGACAGCAGTCTTGGATTACATAAAGTTCTGCAAGGACCTCACCACTGTGGACGGGAGCATCAGGGTTTACCCCAACAAAAAACCCTGGATGACAAAACGGTGCAGAGCCTGCTCAGGGAGAGGGACACTGCCTTCAGGTCTGCTGACAGCAAGCTGTACAGCACTGCCAGAGCCGACCTAAAGAGGGGAATGAGAGAGGCAAAGGCAGCATATAAAAGGAGAACAGAGGACTGCTTCAAGAGCAACGACTCCAGGCAGGTTATGGCGAGGGGTCCAACACATAACAAACTACAGACCCAGCAGCCTGTAGCACTAGGTAACGAGAACCCAAGGAAAGCTGTGGGCCCTGACGGTATCTCTGGACAAGTGCTGAAGGACTGTGCAGCTCAGCTGGCTGGGGTCTTCACAAAGAACTTCAACCAGTCCCTCAGTCAGGCCGTTGTCCCCCCCTGCCTGAAGTCCTCCAGCATTGTCCCACTCACTTAAATGACTTCCGTCCAATGGCACTCACACCCATAATCATGAACTGTTTCGAGAAACTGGTCCAGATCCACATCACCTCCAGCCTACACCCCGGCTTTGACCCTCACCAGTTCGCCTACAGGACTAGCAGGTCCATGGAGGACGCCATAGCCACAGTCCTCCACGCTGCTCTGTCTCACCTGGAGCAGCAGGGGGGCTAAGCACGGCTGCTCTTTGTGGACTTCAGATCAGCGTTCAACACAATCCTCCCCAACAGACTGGTGTCAAAACTGTCTGACCTGGGTATATCCGACTGCGTCTGCCTCTGGATCAGGGACGTTTTGACAGATCGCTCCCAGAAGGTGAGAGTAGGCCCCCATGTCTCCCCAGCCATCAGCCTCAGCACCAGCTCCCctcagggctgtgtgctgagcccccTACTCTACACCCTCTACACACATGACTGCACCTCCACACACTTCAAAAAACAGCATCATATAGTTCGCTGATGATACCACCGTGGTGGGGCTCATCACAGGAGGGGATGAATCTGCATACCGGGATGAGGTGGAgcggctgtctgtctgtgtggtgcACGGAGAATAACCTGATCCTAAACACCACTAAGACAAAGGAGACCATCATAGACttcaggaggaagaagacagacaTTCAGCCCCTGTTCATTGGTGGGGATTGTGTGGAGAGGGTCTCCAACTTCCGGTTCTTGGGCGTGCATATCGAGGACAACCTGACCTGGAGCACCAGCACCACAGCCACCATCaaaaaggcacagcagagaCTCTATTTTCTGAGGATACTTAGGAACAAccaccacacacagaaactgctTGTGTCCTTCTACCGATGCTCCATAGAGAGCATCCTCACATACTGCATCTGCGTGTGGTTTTccagctgcacagctgcagaTAGAAAAGCTCTCCAAAGGGTGGTCACCACGGCCCAGAAGATCACCAGCTGCCCCCTTCCTTCTCTGGGGGAGCTCTACAGTTCCCACTGCCTCAGGAGGGCACAGCACATCTTCAGGGATCCAACCCATCCTGGACACTCACTTTTATTATGTTACGCTACCTTCTGGCAGACGTTTCAGGACATTAAAGGCCAGAACAAACAGACTGAAGAACAGCTTCTATGCCAGAGCCATAACTGCACTAAACAATGTCTGACTGAAGTGACGTGTTGTTTGGGTGTGGatgatattcattttatttatttttgcacttTAGTGTACTTTACaccttttattctatttattgtgttttcttttataccTTTTATGGCACCTAAAGGAGGATTGCACCTTTCAATTTCATTGTACTTgttgcaatgacaataaagacattaaTTCATCCATCAGAAGCAGAGAAATCCTGAAACATTTCTACATTAAGACCTGGGCAGAACCCAGTCTGGAAACATGATCAGGAGGTTCTCCTCTGGGCCTCAGTGTTCCTCTGTCAACAGGACGCTTTAAGGCAGCATTAACCCCTTCgtgtctgagtgtttcctaCCGACTCAGGGGCTTTGATGAAGACCTTGGTCTTGCCCAGCTGGAACTGGTCCTGGTCCATGTGGACAGAGTTGAGGAGGTGCAGGACTCCCTGGCgctcctctcccctccagcGAGGCCAGGTCTCCCGGGTCAGGATGGCATACCTGCAGCAGACTCGTCCGGTTAGTGTGAGCAAAGTTAGTGTGATTGAGTGTGGAGGACGTGGCCccgtgtgacctctgacctctgcaggAACTTGTTGAAGACCCGTCTGTAGGCGTATCCGGCCCGCCGGACCCTGATGTTCTCTCGGAGGCCCAGGTACTCCACCTGGTGCCTGACCCGGTTCTCCTCCCAGTCCCGGGGTCGTTTGGTCTCGTTGGGTTTGATGCAGCGGATGTAGTGGGGGGTGCACCTCATCAGAGTCTGGACCAGACTGTTAGCTTGTTTCTGAAAGGGAGGGGGGCCAGTGTCATCTGTTGGCAGGGTtacctgttgtgtgtgtgcgtgctctgGTACTGACACTAGTTACTAGTTCCAGTCACCCACCAACATCCCATACagactgtgtccgtcccccTCAGATCATTCAGATCTATAAAGTCTAACAGGAGAGGAGTTAATACCTccactggcactatgaaacaggacaggagagttaaagtggacttttaaacatcagatctctgccatccaaagctgtttcagtaaatgatctgatatcagatcaccatattgatttattgatctgacagaaacctgctgcaccattgtagggatgcttttctgtggttgtagtaatgaagagagtagTCCAAggttcattcaagaagtttatgtaggtttacgagcttggagtctaacatcacaggcatagatgagactaaagaatacagagcaaagctttcacatatatataggattccacaagcaagatgtggtttcaggtatgtgagggggtgCCCCAAAGATGGATTTGACCTTTACATGTgctgaccatcgtccagacaaagtggagtcaggaggacagaatgctgacttgagaggaaCGTGTAtgttatctaggacacatgtccctacagcatgttacatgaaaaagacattctaacaaCCATgaagagtatgttagccttaatgaagccactcctccagtcatactaatactcatattcctccagactctggacgaggaggtggacctgcagccatctttaactctagtttaacaGTCCAACCCAGACCTAAACCTAGCTAGAACTCCTTTGGAAGCCTTGTTCTTAGCTTCTCTcttccaacctggaaaacactgacaccagtcttagttgtcacagtgtaccgccctcctggtccagactctgaattcttaactgagttctcagagtttctatgagatttagtcctcagtgcagataaagtgattctagtaggtgactttaatgttcatgtggatgatgataatgatggtctgagctctgcttttgtctcactgttGGACTCAgctggcttctcccagagtgtagatgaacccactcactgttttaaccacactctcgaccttgttctggctgatggtgtagaaactgaacagttaacagtcttccccCAAAACTACTCTATCGGACCATCACCTGATACCTGCTGGTTTCTTCTTACTGGACTATGAACCATATGACAGaaaggtcctcactagatgcctgTCTGAAAGTGCTGCTGCCAAActtaaggaggtgattccttcagtactTCAGCCAGTGCCATGTCTCCATACAACAGAagacccccatgctaatcttagcccccccccaaattgattatctggtcgatagtgcttcAGATTCCCTGCAAATGACACTCGACTCCATCGCCcccctaaaaaagaagataattaaagaaaagagatgagctccctggtataactcccagacccACAATGTAAAGgacatggcgtgccaccaaacTAGAAGAGTCCTGCTTCATCTGGCAACAGTGTGAAAACCTACAGAAAGGCCGTCTGTGATGATAAAATTCtgactattagagactaaattcatcacctcctgccctcaacaggctctgatccaacctcagactcaggaaccatggaaacagctgttgggcttaatgtgcatctggactgtttttctccacttgatcttccagaacgctgctgctcctgttctgaccagaactaagagaagagaccatctttctcctgtactggcttctcttcattggcttccagtaaaatctagaataaagtttaaaatccttctcctcacctccaaagctcttaatgttcaggctccatcatatcttaaagagctcatagtaccgtactaccctactagagcactgtgctcccagactgcaggtctactggtggttcctaaagtcctctaaagtagtgatggagccagagctttcagctataaggctcctctcctgtggaacctccttccagtctgggttcaggggggcagacaccctctctacatttaagagtagactaaaaaccttccttagtgatgaagcctatagttcaggactggatcaggtcttggaccagcccctagttatgctgctataggctcagactgccgggggactcccatgatgcactgggctcctctctcctcttcttcctctccatcctgatgcttcatgtctctttaatgtctgttactaacttggtatcttccccggagcctttctgtgcttttctcatctctctggattggttgttgtttgttgtgcattGCTAAGCCTGCTTGCTAAGCTAGGTAGCGCTATGGCTAACatatagctagctagctagctagctaacagcaTGGCTAATCAGAGACAGATCATCATAACACATTCAAAACAGCACGTGCCACTATAAACAAGGCGTGTCTGTAGCTCACTGACGCCATTGTGAAGTGAggtggttgcctggcaacaaaaGAGCAACGCAGCAAGCTGCCCTCTTTTAAATTGTCAGTAACTGGATTCAAATATTACGACTGTGTACAAACACAGCACGGTAACGTCTGAACGAGGGATCACGTGACTTTTCTCTCACCTTGATCTTACTGCTGGCCGTGCTCGGACGCCCTCTCTTCTCAGCCTCCAGGTTCTCCGGGAACAGAGCTCTGATGAACtgactgacaacaaacacaccacagacagtGTCACTGTGAAGTCATCATGAGGTCATTGTGAGgtcatcacatgcacacacacacacacacacacattacttaCAAGTCGCTGCTCTGCATCAGCTCGATGATGTCATTAAACAGCACGTCTCTGTTCCTCTCACAGAAACCACTGACATCATACGACACctggacagacaaacagtgtaaggtgtgtaaggtgtgtccaggtgtgtacAGGTCTGtaaggtgtgtccaggtgtgtacaggtgtgtccaggtgtgtaaGGTGTGTCCGGGTGTGTCCGGGTGTGTCCgggtgtgtccaggtgtgtctaggtgtgtccaggtgtgtaaggtgtgtctaggtgtgtccaggtgtgtaaggtgtgtaaggtgtgtccaggtgtgtacaggtgtgtacAGGTCTGtaaggtgtgtccaggtgtgtccaggCGTGTCTAGGCGTGTACGGGTGTGTCCcggtgtgtccaggtgtgtccaggtgtgtccaggtgtgtacAGGTCTGtaaggtgtgtgcaggtgtgtaaggtgtgtccaggtgtgtacAGGTCTTtaaggtgtgtccaggtgtgtaaggtgtgtccaggtgtgtacAGGTCTTtaaggtgtgtccaggtgtgtacAGGTCTGTAAGGTGTGTCCgggtgtgtccaggtgtgtctaggtgtgtacaggtgtgtacAGGTCTGtaaggtgtgtccaggtgtgtccgGGTGTGTCCGGGTGTGTCCGggtgtgtctgggtgtgtctgggtgtgtccaggtgtgtccgggtgtgtctgggtgtgtccaggtgtgtccgGGTGTGTCCgggtgtgtccaggtgtgtccaggtgtgtccaggtgtgtctaggtgtgtccaggtgtgtaaGGTGTGTCCAAGTGTGtaaggtgtgtccaggtgtgtccaggtgtgtccaggCGTGTCCGGGTGTTTCCGGGTGTGTCTAGGTGTGTCCGGGTGTGTCTAGGTGTGTCCgggtgtgtccaggtgtgtccaggtgtgtaaggtgtgtaaggtgtgtccaggtgtgtacaggtgtgtccaggtgtgtccgGGTGTGTCTAGGTGTGTCCGGGTGTGtaaggtgtgtccaggtgtgtctaggtgtgtctaggtgtgtctaggtgtgtccaggtgtgtaaggtgtgtccaggtgtgtccaggtgtgtaaggtgtgtccaggtgtgtccaggtgtgtccaggtgtgtccaggCGTGTCCGGGTGTGTCCGGGTGTGTctaggtgtgtccaggtgtgtaaggtgtgtaaggtgtgtccaggtgtgtccaggtgtgtctaGGTGTGTCCGGGTGTGTctaggtgtgtccaggtgtgtaaGGTATGTCCAGGTGTGTCTAGGTGTGTCCAAGTATACCTTCCCAGCGTAGTGGTGGATGATGAATCCTTTGTTCCAGCTGCTGAAGTGCTCGTGGGATCCAATCTGTCCCTGAAGCTTCTGCAGCAGCGTCTGATCTGCTCCCTCACCTTTAGCGTGCATCGTTGCACACACGTCATCCAGGATGCTCATGAGCCCAGGAGGATTCTGGGAAATCAGAGACAGACGGAAAGAGAAGTGATGTCGTCTTTACAGGAAACAgacctccatgtttgttttaactGCAGAACTTCAGCGTCTGGATTTCAGTCTCAGACTCGCTGGTTCTGATCCTCTTTTCTTCACTGGTGGCAACAGTCTGTACAGTGTGAAGACCGAGCGAGCAAGTGAGCAACCGACCGAGTGAGCGACCGAGCGATTGAGCGAGTGAGCGACTAACTTACTAACTGGCTAACTAATTATTCCTCATTAACTGATTTATTTCTAGTTTTGTTGCTTATTGTTTCTTGTAATATTCGTTATAAATAAAGCTACTTcattcttcctgtttttcacaGTTTGACAGAGGAGTAAAACCAAGACTGTGccctgctctctgattggatggCTCACCAGTTTGGACTCGATGAGGTCACAGACCACCTTGTTGTTGAAATAGTCGATGGGCGTCCATCTGATCCCCTCCTGAACGTAttcctcctgcagacacaccaaGACACAACGTTTTATTCTGAAAGGGTACCAGATGAGGACCAAAGGCAGTCAACAACATGGAGGCAGGAACGGGAACCACTCAGGACGTCAGGTGATGATGACGTCACGTGGTGATGATGTATGGTGAATCACCTGCTCTGCCTTCAGCGTGAGTTCAATAAaaatctgctgcagcttctcattGACGAAGTTGATGCAAAACTGCTCAAAGCCGTTTCGCTAAGAAAGAGCAAACAGAGATTAGTCAATCAAACTAAAGAATTAATCCAATCAGTggagtcaatcaatcaatcaattactTGATCAAACAGTGAATATCAGCAGTGTCCATCTGCTGTTCGCTggtcacatgacatcacaggCCAGTGGATGTCACAGATCACGCTTTGTGAGAAAACTGTTGCTAAGCAGGACAGATATTCCTCGCTGTCAGCGTCTAGAAGGCACTGAGTATGACGCTAGCTAGCAAGCAGGTAACACAACGTCGATGCAGGAAATGTGAAACCATTGGGAATATCAAAGTTACAACATATTCATTTCCGTGATCTTCCAGAAAATGTCCACTTCCCTCACAGTGCTAATCACACCGCTAACACTTCCCTCACAGTGCTAATCACACCGCTAACACTTCCCTCACAGTGCTAATCACACCGCTAACACCTCCCTCACAGTGCTAATCACACCGCTAACACCTCCCTCACAGTGCTAATCACACCGCTAACACCTTCGGTATCCAGGTCACATGACCCATCCGTAGTCTGAGGGCGCTGTGTGTTCAGGGTTAGAGGACTTCTTattgcatcagtgtgtgttcatacctGGAAGATCTCAAAGCCGTAAATATCGAGGACTCCGATGTTCAGTTCCTCCTGGTCCTTCTGCATGGCTTTGTTAATGCACTGTCACAcagatcaataatcaataacaaatccactgaagggtgtgtgtgtgtgtgtgtgtgtgtgtgtgtgtgtgtgcgtgtgtgtgtgtggactgacgTCAACGAGGAAGTCGAAGAGGCGGGTGTACAGAGCCTTGGACAGGGCGTCTCTGGAGAAGGAGGCCTGCTCGGTGTTCAGGGTGACGGAGATGGACTCGGTCTTGCCGCCCCACTTACTGTCCATCAGCCTGCTGGTCAGTTTGCTGCAGAGGCCGTCCTGATTGATCCCCAACAGGTAGGCCGGGAACGCCAGGACTGTCGTGGGGACACACAGAGACCGGATTACCATCAGGGACGCCTCCGTTAGGACAGAGACCACCTGGACAGAGACCACCAGGACAGAGACCACCAGAGTGTGTGGCGTGTAGCGTGTGGTATGTAGTATTTGAAGTGTGTAGCATGTACTATGGGTAGCATGTACTATGGGTAGCGTGTAGCATGTACTGTGGGTAGCGTGTAGCATGTACTATGGGTAGCATGTACTATGGGTAGCGTGTAGCATATACTATGGGTAGCGTGTAGCATGTACTACGGGTAGCGTGTAGCATGTATTATGGGTAGCGTGTAGCATGTACTATGGGTAGCGTGTAGCATGTACTATGGGTAGCGTGTAGCATATACTATGGGTAGCATGTACTATGGGTAGCGTGTAGCATGTATTATGGGTAGCGTGTAGCATGTACTATGGGTAGCATGTACTATGGGTAGCGTGTAGCATGTATTATGGGTAGCGTGTAGCATGTACTATGGGTAGCGTGTAGCATGTACTATGGGTAGCATGTACTATGGGTAGCGTGTAGCATGTATTATGGGTAGCGTGTAGCATGTACTATGGGTAGCGTGTAGCATGTACTATGGGTAGCGTGTAGCATATACTATGGGTAGCGTGTAGCATGTACTACGGGTAGCGTGTAGCATGTATTATGGGTAGCGTGTAGCATGTACTACGGGTAGCGTGTAGCATGTACTACGGGTAGCGTGTAGTATCTTACAGTCCTGGCTCTCCACCACGGCGTAGTTGTTCTCCTCTCTGAAGTTGATGTTTCCCAGATGAAGAATTCCTGCAACAAGCTGAAGAACTGAATCCTGTTCCTCCGCAGACAGACCCACTACTGACATGGCcccctgacagacagacaggcagtcagacagacaggtagagagacacgCACttagacagacaggtaaacagacagatagagaccATGGTATCAGAGAACTCCTTCCTGTCGTTGACATCCTCCACAGTGAAGGTGTCTGATTGGTTgaggtagtagtagtagtcagGGGTCGTGACCCCAAGGTTCTCCCTCTGCACCTCACTCGCCCCCGACAGCAGCTGGTGAcacacaggggtcagaggtcacacaggggTCACAcaagggtcagaggtcacacaggtcagaggtcacatgggtcagaggccacacaggtcagaggtcacacaagggtcagaggtcacatgggtcagaggccacacaggtcagaggtcacacaagggtcagaggtcacatgggtcagaggccacacaggtcagaggtcacatgggtcagaggccacacaggtcagaggtcacacggGTCAGAGGCCACACGGGTCAGAGGCCACACGGGTCAGAGGCCACacgggtcagaggtcacacaagggtcagaggtcacacggGTCAGAGGCCACACGGGTCAGAGGCCACacgggtcagaggtcacacggGTCAGAGgccacacaggtcagaggtcacacaagggtcagaggtcacacgggtcagaggtcacacggGTCAGAGGCCACacgggtcagaggtcacacggGTCAGAGGCCACacgggtcagaggtcacacggGTCAGAGGCCACacgggtcagaggtcacacaggtcagaggtcacacgggtcagaggtcacatggGTCAGAGGCCACacgggtcagaggtcacacggGTCAGAGGCCACacgggtcagaggtcacacaagggtcagaggtcacatgggtcagaggccacacaggtcagaggtcacacaagggtcagaggtcacacggGATCTTATTGCAATCCTGGTAGTAGATCGTAGTACTTTTTTGCAGTACCTGGTAGTAGATCGTAGTACTTTTTTGCAGTACCTGGTAGTAGATGTGGAAGTTTCTCTCTCCAGGATTCTGGGAAACAACTCGACTTTTCTCCAACAGGAAGTTGGAGATCTTCCCTCCATCAGGAGCTCCTCCTCGACCGAACTGGATTTCAAAGTACTTTCCctgccggggggggggggggggggggggggggggggcagtgtaTAATTGTGGTATTAGTACACAGTAGTACACATTAGTATTGTGTTTGAATCACTGGATGTGCATCTACTCACAAATCTGCTGGAGTTGTTGTTGCGGACGGTCTTGGCGTTACCGAAGGCCTCCAGCAGGGGGTTGGACTGCAGGATGATGTCTTTAacatgctgcacagacagacagacagacagacagtgaccAATCCAACATCTGAACTCAGCATCGGCATACCCAACTACCAGAACCAGAAGTgagaccagcagcaggaccaggccTCTGCGGACTGACCTGGACTTTGTCTCCTCCTCCGGACACTTTGGACACGTAGCTCATGATGTATTTGGCAGCGACAGTTTTTCCAGCTCCGCTCTCCCCGCTGACAGACAACAGGAAGAAACAGGAGACATCATCAGACTCATTCCTCAGGACTGGGGGGTGTAGCGCCCCGTGGACAGAGACGGTACTCACGGTCCAACGTCCACCTCACAAACGGTAGAAATAGTGAACGATAAAGTACCAGAGGGTGAACTGTGAGACCACGAGACCAGAGCCTTTCCTCTGAAGTCACTTATTCCACCTGAGGACGACACCTCGGCCGTTAGCATCCGTAAAGCTCTTTACAGCACCGGCCGACTAAACAACAGATCTGACTGTTATTCATGTCATCAGTCAGTTCGCTCTCAGAGCAGCGTTTtatctgtttccatggaaacacatggGGCTCTGACTAACACCTGGAAAGCGATCAGTCCCGTCAGTCAACTCCTATATAGAGAAATCTAGTTTAGTAAGCTGGCCCTTAGTAACGGCtcttagtaacacccctagtaacgcccttagtaacacccttagtaatgCTCCAAGTAACGGCcttagtaacactcctagtaacggccttagtaacgcccttagtaacacccctagtaacgcccctagtaacgcccctagtaacgccctcagtaacgcccctagtaacgcccttagtaacacccctagtaacgcccctagtaacgccctcagtaacgcccctagtaccacccctagtaacgcccctagtaacgccctcagtaacgcccctagtaacgccctcagtaacgctcctagtaacgccctcagtaatgcccctagtaacacccctagtaacgccctcagtaacgctcctagtaacgccctcagtaacgcccctagtaacacccctagtaacgccctcagtaacgccctcagtaacgccctcagtaacgcccctagtaacgctcctagtaacgccctcagtaacgcccctagtaacacccctagtaacaccctcagtaacgctcctagtaacgccctcagtaacgcccctagtaacacccctagtaacgccctcagtaacgctcctagtaacgccctcagtaacacccctagtaacgccctcagtaacgctcctagtaacgccctcagtaacgcccctagtaacaccctcagtaacgctcctagtaacgccctcagtaacacccctagtaacgccctcagtaacgctcctagtaacgccctcagtaacgctcctagtaacgccctcagtaacgcccctagtaacacccctagtaacgccctcagtaacgctcctagtaacgccctcagtaacgctcctagtaacgccctcagtaacgcccctagtaacacccctagtaacgccctcagtaacgctcctagtaacgccctcagtaacacccctagtaacgccctcagtaacgctcctagtaacgccctcagtaacgccccta
The nucleotide sequence above comes from Pempheris klunzingeri isolate RE-2024b chromosome 8, fPemKlu1.hap1, whole genome shotgun sequence. Encoded proteins:
- the myo1eb gene encoding myosin IEb, producing the protein MGSKERYHWLAQNVKVSGVDDMVLLSKVSEDAITENLKKRYMDDYIFTYIGPVLISVNPFKQLPYFTEREVELYQGAAQYENPPHIYALADNVYRNMMIDGENQCVIISGESGAGKTVAAKYIMSYVSKVSGGGDKVQHVKDIILQSNPLLEAFGNAKTVRNNNSSRFGKYFEIQFGRGGAPDGGKISNFLLEKSRVVSQNPGERNFHIYYQLLSGASEVQRENLGVTTPDYYYYLNQSDTFTVEDVNDRKEFSDTMGAMSVVGLSAEEQDSVLQLVAGILHLGNINFREENNYAVVESQDFLAFPAYLLGINQDGLCSKLTSRLMDSKWGGKTESISVTLNTEQASFSRDALSKALYTRLFDFLVDCINKAMQKDQEELNIGVLDIYGFEIFQRNGFEQFCINFVNEKLQQIFIELTLKAEQEEYVQEGIRWTPIDYFNNKVVCDLIESKLNPPGLMSILDDVCATMHAKGEGADQTLLQKLQGQIGSHEHFSSWNKGFIIHHYAGKVSYDVSGFCERNRDVLFNDIIELMQSSDFQFIRALFPENLEAEKRGRPSTASSKIKKQANSLVQTLMRCTPHYIRCIKPNETKRPRDWEENRVRHQVEYLGLRENIRVRRAGYAYRRVFNKFLQRYAILTRETWPRWRGEERQGVLHLLNSVHMDQDQFQLGKTKVFIKAPESLFLLEEMRERKYNGYARVIQKAWRKHIAVRKYVKMREEASDVLLNKKDRRRNSINRNFVGDYIGMDNHPEIRQFVGRRERIDFADVVVKFDRRFRMVKRDLILTPKFLYLIGREKVKQGPDKGQIQEVLKRKIEVNKIQSVSLSTLQDDIFIVHEEEYDSVLQSVFKTEFLSLLVKRYQEKTQRKLPLKFNNLLEFKVKKGGWGPFSSSGSRQIQFQAGQGDEAILKPSGKVLQVSIGAGLPKNSRPTRRDKRKSRYMGNQAPPTSQYNSASRSKGGGGPRGGSTSSRGSLLRQQSSMEQPTLPRLHNQHRHSNRLPQDHDMGFMDVPDQGAAGLQRRRSKEVKPLPGAGRPKPAPRPKPRSPQCRALYAYDAQDTDELSFNAEDVIDILTEDPSGWWFGRLRGREGMFPGNYVEKI